One Bemisia tabaci chromosome 4, PGI_BMITA_v3 genomic window, AACATTGAAGCGCCTAAAAGATTTAATAGTGGTAATATGGCCAAAAACAAAAAGTAccaaatgtttatttatttcctCGGTAGGGTATATGGAAcataatttacttatttttagaAAACTGTCATGCTTCATTGCTTTCCTCTTCGCTTTCATGGTTCGGCTCGTTAGCACTACGGCACTTGACCCAAGGTAGATCCTTTGAAAAGTAGTTACTATGAATAGGTAGATAACCGCATTTTAATAAAACAGGTAACAGTTTATTTTGTCATTATCACTTTTGGTCATGCTATATCCCTATTGGACATTCTAGATACACGGATATAGTTTGGcagtcacactggaaaaaaacacattggatctagagtccagactcttaaaaacatcgacaagtaaaaatactcttgatttaatcggatttttgcttaaatcaagaactaagcctcttaatttgatcggatttccttttgatttgagcaaaaatctgattgaatcaagagtaatttttcttgtcaatgttttcaagagtctggactctagatccaatgtgtttttttccagtgcatatgtTTGGACTTCCATCGACGGTGCAActttcccaaaccacgtatctcggttttcgacgttgtagacctcctgtcatactttattttttaaatgaaaaactaatcaACTTTGCTTCTTTAAAGCtcacttgatttttcttctttgtgcgaaaaaaattccgtgaaaacttcaaggaacgatGACAATTTTCTCCAGctcaaaaaagtgaaatgggAACGGAGTTTTTAAAACACCCCGCAAACAAGGTACTTGGTCTGGGATTTTCACCGTCGCTATGtgatttggacattttttaacTAAGTACCGCACCTCGTTCATTTCATATCATCATTCTAGAGAAGTTTAAGTTGATTAATTTTAATGTAAACAGTAAACGCTAACACTTCCTTCACGAGCTGATTTTGAATATAATGAATACTTCCATTGTATTTTGCATGGGCTTGTAGTGAGGTTAAATACGTGGCGTGGCGGTGCTGTACTCATTCTGTCATGCTGAGGCAAAATAacgcatgaaaaatgaatatttgagagttgccagattttcgccGAAAAAATGGTCATTTATGAAGAAAGCTAGTTGTTATTTTCCATGGGATCTACAAATATGTTAGATTGAATGCGAACAAAGTTGCCTGAAAAAtggagaatggaccactagacaaggtgcaaatttcagcattctgatacatgtttcttaaccaaaatttcacgtataatacgacgcgcacaacgaaaactaccgaaatcaactccttacaaagatatttaatgattcttggtgcgtgaattcaaaccacccgctcatgaaaactcaatgctctacgtgactcacatcgcgcgctaaacgttatcatgacagtctctgcgatataaaaatctggcaacctcaatcttgacgctttggctcagctatagcaagttgcttacagtttgaacaacacgtggtgggaaatgaacattgctcgattgagaagcttgttgaaaccgttgaagtgcacgatttgactcacgtagagctttgagtttcttgtcagcgggcagttcaaattcctcgtaaccaatgtgaaataaaaacattaatatcttcgttaggagttggtttcaataattttcgttgtatgaatcgtgctctacgtgaaattctggttaagaaacatgtatcagaatgcttaaatttttaccttgtctagtggtccatttgcacGTATAAATTTTATGGCATCATCTACGAGTGATTAGAAACTGATTCcccagtatttttcataatgttCTTCCGAATTGTGGAATGGGAGAgaaatagattttaaagtgagaaaatgtgccgctttatgacgtcatctggcggcattttccatttaatcaCGTGTATTATAGCAgataggttattttgtcatatttcctccaattgttattcaatttataaaccaaggatatcctcgtgctcagtttttttagcagtttcattttaaagaagacATTTATAATGtttcagacacctgaaaattctctattggaaggaaaatattcacaattttataAGTAAattcacactgagaaaaaactatggttataattaccatattagtggcgTTCAATTTGCAATCTTCATTAGTAGTGGCCATGACCAATAATAGTCATATTTTTACTGCAGCAATCGTAAATTTACAAGTGTacggtagtaaaattaccatttaatggtaGAAATATCTATATTATTGGATATGGCAActactaattggactgcattttgcaatttggacctataaattccggcctggtttaaaaacaacgtatgtgccattagtttccctttgcacataagtgttttttcagatgagccagaatttatggatccaaattgcaaaatgcagtccaattaagagTTCAAAAAGAACACCACTAATacggtaattataaccatacttttttctcagtgcatttATTCATGTATTATTGATGGAGATGTGGCAACgtccgatggctcatacggcgtttttcttagcacagGAGTATTATACTGCCCAGTTGTCCATAGCGAGTTGTTAGTGATGATTTTTTGTTTACGAGCGTGCGTATGTGCTCTGTTTGCAGCGTACTTCAGCCGAGGGAATTACAACATTATCGTGGTGGATTACTCAAGCCTGGTCCTGATTCCGTGCCTCAGTCAGATCGAGTGGTCCCCGCGCTTCTGCGCCATGTGCATCGCCCAGATGGCCGAGTACCTGGCCCGTCACCCCCGGGGGGTGCCCCCCGAGCGGCTCCATCTAATTGGCTACAGCATCGGGGCCCACATCGGCGGCCTCACCGCCAATTTCCTCCCCTTCGGCAAACTAGGCCGCATCACTGGTGAGTTTCCGTCGCACATTTCCGAGATGAGACAATACGAGGTAtctcagtgggctgattattgaaattgatagacaaaggtacAAGTAAAGGAGACAAacgagatatggagagatcctattggtggaagcgggtggttgcaatggacagaagAGGTgtataatagactaactaacggcaactcgcgaGAGACCtaacagttagtctatcattttctccctttgtctataggaaccacccatttcaaccaatgggatcgctccattcgATTTCCATTCGATCGCTTCATAGGATTCGCTTCAGAAAAAGAGGGAGGCCACGGCTGAGATGGATCTGGGATGTAGAAAAGGACATTAGAGTAATGAGAGTAAGACGATGTAGAACCAGAATACTTGACAGAGAGCAGTGGCGGGGAATGGTTGTGGAGGCCAAAGGCTCACACCGGGTTGTAGCGctggagaggaagaagaagaagaagaaagagaagaagaagaaaaagaagaaaaagaagaaaaagaaaaagaaatagaagaggaggatcgccccatactccctatgtcttcttcgtctatagctttgtctatcaatttcaataatcagtccgcatgGTCGAACAACAATACTGCAGGGCCTTGTTCAATCGGTAAAAATGAGACATTTTTCTCCTATAAAGTTTTTCCCCCCAAAAGCTCCCCCTGCGGGAGCTGCAACACCCTCCATCACCCAGCAAATCATCGATTATTCTGAATTCTGGGACCGTTTATTGatcaaaactcatgaaaaatggCTAGCCCATTTTTTAGcactgaattcattcaagaccTCAAAAATATCTATATCTTCGGTTGAAAGGGGGTTTCGGAGGTCTTGCATCTTTCGGGGCATTATACTATATTCAGAAAAAACACTGGAATAAAGACTTCGTTTCTCTTGACAaataattagacgtatttctgccaaacggagctatgtgcattatgacgtgagccctgtaatgcatctattcttatgggtctcagggctcatgtatattaatacatgagccctgagaccacacagcacatagttccgtttggcagaaatacgttcaattgaaaACTATGGCAATAGAATTgagatggaaaaaaagaagaggttgTCGTCTAAAAAGTTCCCGTGATCGTAACTCAGAATGTAGAATGTAGGAAACCGAATCAGTAAGAAAGGCCTGAGTCTAGAAGTTTGTTTCTCACGGTGTGTCCGTGTGGAGATTCCAAATGTAAAATGGGCAGTGGTtcgagttggcaacactgagtttcgtccatttaaataaatttaaaacaatcaaTATTTGTTGAAGAGGGCTATCTCACCTAGATGTTTCATTTCCATTATACTGCACATTTATCTCACAGACGAATGAGACCAAAAGTGTTTTAGTCCAAATGTGGTTATTATACAGACCACAGGAATACTGACGTCATCATTTAACGTGGCTTCACGCAAGGTACGTGCTGACGCTGAGGCCAGAGTCCTCTCACGGGTCAAGGGCGTTTTGCGAGTTAACGTTGATGAATTCTGATTCCCTCGTCCAAACAGAGTCATAACGACAACAATATTTTTGAGcgtgaagaaaatgtttttacaaaaccCATAAGGTGATACTTTATATTTACTTTTAGTCGCTCATTTTTAattagtttcaattttttgttgaagATTGGAAGAACATATCATGCTGGGCacctgttttatttttcgacTACGGTTGGATCTATTTATATTTAAGAAGTCTAAttgcatagtttttttttttagatgaatATCGTTTGCATGCATATTTAAGCACATTGAAGGGTTTGGAAGAcaataaggcgcataagtggaGTTGAAGAAATTCGAGATTAGAAATTAGAGGCCAGCCGCCTCAATTAAGTGCCATAGCTTGTTATGCTTGTATTTCAACAGATGAGGTACAAGAAAACGACTGGACCTCACTAAAAGCACAGTAGATAAAGTCAGAAAGAGGAGGCGAAGGGGAAACAGAAATCCGGACCGATTTATGTTTTTCCGGGTTGAAGAAagaaggatggaaataaaaatgaaattgcgtGCTCAGGAGCACGTATCtgatcaaaattgagtttttttttggaaccGAAGTATTTTATTAACATATTTACAGGATGGAATTACAATTGGACAGAATTTTAGCCGAAGGCCTATGTTTACATACTACATTTTTTAAAGCCTGCTATTATATTTACATGTTAGTTCCCCCTTTTGAATTCCCCTTAGACGGgacatgacgtcgaacacgacgcatagtagatcgagtcaatacgcgaggtcggacaaaaattggaaactttaaacgcttagaacttcgttcatacaaaacctcgaggttctaaaagtggtttcagaggtttcctcgtgaaattttttttctataagcatcccttgaactttaaaatttgatgaattaaacataaaaatttgcagttttagtaaaagatttcatgtccgacctctcaaatcgactcgatccactgtacgacGTCCCTCtcaatttcttctttaaaaaaatggtccaACAGTTTGTCTCACATATATTTTCGCATTTTCAGGTCTGGATCCAACGATAATCTTCTACATGGGAAATAATCGAAGTCGAGACCTGGATCCGTCGGATGCCAAGTTCGTGGACATCATTCACACAGGTGCGGGAGTGCTCGGGCAATGGGGTCCCAATGGCCACGCGGACTTCTACGTCAATGGTGGCACCAGCCAACCAGGATGCAGCAGTGATACTCTTATCAGTAAGTCAAAATACGCTAGATCTctaaatggaggtgttgcatgtgtgaggaatttgcgatttgaccgtagatttttaggtaaaagatcgcgagaaacacgatggtgccactggtttcctctgaaatcaactcccaagctcaaaaaaagctctcaagttgaggccaaaatggaggggatatcccacgctatcctcagagtccgcctctacaccaagacaaactctccgtgcaaagatagggagcaaatatattgacagggctgccactttatttgggtactctaaaactgaaaacacggcaaccctgtcaatgtacttgctccctatctttgcatggggagtttgttttgatgtagaggtggactcttagggtagggtgggatattccctccattttggcctcaacttgagagttttttttaagcttgggagttgatttcagagaaaaccagtggcaccatcgtatttctcgcaaaattttacattagaatcaacagtcaaatcgcaaattcctcacacatgcaacatctccattacgatTATACCTCCAATGAGCCTGTTGCGCTAGTCAAGCTTTCGTATTTGATGATTTTAGATCTTAATCGGCAAAAAATGATAAGACCCtctaaaaaccaaattttcacgTCCTTCATTAACGGTAACATCGCCCTTCAAAAAGCACGACACACGACGTCATTCGCCGCGGTTATGCAAACACCTGTTTGTTTATCTTGGTTTCATCCGTGTTTTTAGTCGAGCAACTAGCGCAACTGTACGTCACACTATTCATGGagccaaggtggaagaaaccatggtgtACACTACCGAGGTGGGTGACTTCAATGACGTATTTTTTGAAATGCGATATCTGCGTTAGTATTCGACGTAGCAGTTAGGCTTTTGGATCGATCCTAATATTTTTCGCTAATTCGTTAGCTCATAAACCATCAGaacgcgattctgtgactagcttAACTGACCGATTTTGAGCCACAGCAGCCACATAAGGTAGAGCCtttgatggtaaaaaaattgcctGCACCTGAGGTCATGGTGAGGAAGAATATTACACTTGAGCAAATTGATTCATTACGGTCGCGAATGCGGGAGGACTGATGGTAAAAGGATGATTCTCGTTTTATGAAGAGAGTCCATGCGCAATCAGTTGACCAACTTTTAGAGTGCGACGGAATCCCTTGCCAACTTAATTTTCGCATTGAAACTAAATGCAAGAGTTaagatgaaatattttatgtctTACCTAAAGAGTCTGCCAACTAATTTGGCCTGAGCAGTGCCCTGGAGAAAACGTTCGGTAAGGAAATTTCGAAGACAAATTAAACTCCTACAGTTTGACCTTCGTGGGTCCCGTTTTAGCACGTAACTGCCCGAGCAGCATGACACACGTTTCATGCGGTGAATGAGGACAAACTTCGACGGATGTAATCAGCGATCAGACAAGGTCTAAATTCGGTCAAATTCATGCTCTCATGTCCTTCAAATTTGCAACcagaaaatgacaaaaactttgaaaattaatCTTGTTGCCAAATAGTATCGCTCAATATTAATACCGATCAAATGAAATACATCAggatattattattttacatGACTACTCttatgaacatcaaaattttttagcgaaattttgaagaaaagtcaGATAAAGCTCTTAGTGGAACCATCCTTGCTGACCCATCTTCCATAATTTTAGAACTTATCGTCACTGAGGATTTGACTGGTGCACACGCGTAGCATGTAAAATGGAGTAAGACACGGTTTATAATCAATCTTCAACATTAAATAAATCTAGTTCAGATATAAGAAATTAAAGGCCCAATGTCAAACAAGAGAAACTCGATATGGTTTACAGTTTTCTTCTTCCATAAAGTTAAGTGTGCGACATatgaatttattaaaattaatttgtcgCTCTTACAATGTTCTTAGTAGGTCCTGTAATCCTTCATATGTATTATAATGGCaaccattcttttttttcgtgtaaGTGAAAGACAACATTTTCCGTTTGTTTCAAAACTCATTACGAATGGAAAAATTCTCCACATTGTTTCTTCAAGAGAGCTCATTGTAAAAGATATGTTTTCGATTTGATTCAAATTTCCTTTCGCTTTGGAAAAATCGGTTTATTTGACTTTCCCTTTAAAGAACTTTATCTGCGTCAAGAAGAAACTGTAATCTAAAGGTCACTTTGAGACACTGAAAAATCTCATGAGCCTTGATTTTTAGGCTGGAGAAAACTTTATCAAATTCAAAAGAGCTCCTACTTTTCCCTCTTCTAAAATGTGACTAGGTTTCTTTCCACTGAAGTTAGccctgattattttttttacctaatacaatgctttgtttatttttcagagcaACTTTCATGCGATCACACTGTAGTGACACCATACTTTGTTGAGTCAATCAACAGCGAGAGAGGTTTTTGGGCAGTGCCTTGCCCGAATCGGTTCCTTTTCAACCTGGGTCTCTGTGACGGCGCCATATCCGAATACGTGCCGATGGGGGAACACGTTCCCTGGAGGTAATTATTTTCTACCTAGGattatcagggccggatttacctacttgcggcccatggaccgcctgtattttaccgccctttctcattcgttttgaaacattaatacaaaccatcaagtttACTCACCATCGCGTCTACTCGTgttgttgggcacattttttgtgaaagccctgtcaacactagcaaaagttcacggaactttgtgcgaaagttaagttccgtaaacctatccctgtgtggacaaggcctttcatttataagagatgaacaaaaaaattacgaaagaataaacatgaatgtggtataataatttttacttccgccgccgcgctcaATGCAcggagtttggcgcaatgcgtttcacgccaaccgctgctgatcgcactgcgtttgacgcaatacgtgaagtattcgtggagtcttgtaggcgctaatatatgtatgtgtttcatgctgaccggcgcgccgaggacttctccttttcatctcgagTCCGAGTCaccattgctctctgcgccgcgccgcttcaggcaaaattgcgtgttcggtttctgTCTTAACTTGAGTAATGAAGGTGCTGTCTCCTGTAttaccgaaagacgacaaaattaaaagtactataatttaactctcaggaaatgagagattttgtcgccttttctcctttgcaatgtttttttctgaatcagattttttttgatacctatatttgaaaaaattggaaaatgtgcTGCCCCCtttttccgccatgggccgcggcccatgtggccaccctttAAACCCGGCCCTGTGGATGATCCAACCAGATAGGCTCGTATTGACTGCGGCACTTAAACAATTCCATCACTGTTAAAACTGACACTTTCTGTTCCTAAATTGGACTGAGTTCATCAGAAGGGAACCAGCCCACATTAagatgaaactgagaaaaagaggttggaAGTTTTATCCATGCATAAAGCTCAATACAGAAAACGAACTTTAACCTCACATTTCACTAGctagtttctttttttcgactttcagattttgacaggagaaaataaactgctagtgaaactcaaaaacattcttaactcaatgttttcgaaaatgtgggttggtttctttttgATAAACCCGGTCATTTAAGGATGATACAACTTCTAAACTGATTTGTCTTAATCTATGAAATAAGATCATAAGACTAACGCATGAGGCGTGACGCCCCACGCTTATCCTTCATTGGTCGTTTCGCGTTCTCAAAGAACCGCTTTCTTGGTCacctttcaaaaatgtaataaaagTAGGCACCTTCCAAGGTCCGCCAATATATGGTGGTACTTGGATCgcgtcaaacagaaaggaaccaagccacatcagctatcgccaaatttaattgggcaatttaatttttacatgaaaacgattgtgcggatttttgtgcaaacagtggattttctccatacccagtacgaagcaaattcttcaaacatttcaaaggaaCCCacgcaaacgttctctcgtaaaaaattaaattacccggttaaagagccatgcacaaaaagggccaaaaacggcccatttttgggccctcgaaattggggtcgaagtgaggttttttttcatccttagggtgaccctttacacatactaaaatttcagattgagtatacgcaccgttttcgagttataggggg contains:
- the LOC109043782 gene encoding inactive pancreatic lipase-related protein 1 encodes the protein MFSHNCKHDFKIRQRSSLVLVALISVWLVAVRAQYEEIIDPELEKKGPQVNIKNARDLQNTTSCVEPPYECPHPRIQFFLYTRYTQTRPDILDTTNDLSLYESHFNPAHPTKVLIHGFQGGRIYSPSTDIRRAYFSRGNYNIIVVDYSSLVLIPCLSQIEWSPRFCAMCIAQMAEYLARHPRGVPPERLHLIGYSIGAHIGGLTANFLPFGKLGRITGLDPTIIFYMGNNRSRDLDPSDAKFVDIIHTGAGVLGQWGPNGHADFYVNGGTSQPGCSSDTLIKQLSCDHTVVTPYFVESINSERGFWAVPCPNRFLFNLGLCDGAISEYVPMGEHVPWRARGVYYLTTNAKKPYAKGMPDGKKPPFRALPPPEV